The Leptospira sp. WS39.C2 genome contains a region encoding:
- the moaCB gene encoding bifunctional molybdenum cofactor biosynthesis protein MoaC/MoaB: MNDITGKRTTLRFAEAEGFVYCQKETIERIVSKTLPKGDLFEVAKASALLGAKQTSNLIPHCHPVPIDFFSINFEILEDKNAVRITTQAKSIGKTGIEMEALTGVTVASLVIYDLLKPIDKTLEISSVRLLEKRGGKTDKQISKFATGSSAKILVCSDSCFAGKKEDGSGKIIAELLTNEGVDVIETKIVPDEPEEIKNAIKNWVIENVDLIITTGGTGLGPRDNTTDTVKSLLEKEIPGVSEVMRSFGQDRTPFAMLSRSIAGNIGKTIVISVPGSTNGAKESMTAILPAIFHAKKMMRGEGH, from the coding sequence ATGAACGATATTACAGGAAAAAGAACCACTCTCCGTTTTGCAGAAGCGGAAGGATTTGTATACTGCCAAAAAGAAACGATCGAAAGAATAGTATCCAAAACTTTACCAAAAGGAGATTTGTTTGAAGTAGCGAAAGCATCAGCTCTGTTAGGTGCCAAACAAACATCAAATCTCATTCCTCATTGCCACCCCGTTCCCATTGATTTTTTTTCCATAAATTTTGAAATTTTAGAAGATAAAAATGCAGTTCGTATCACCACTCAGGCAAAATCCATTGGGAAAACGGGAATCGAAATGGAAGCATTAACTGGAGTAACTGTTGCATCCCTTGTCATTTATGATTTATTAAAACCAATTGATAAAACATTAGAGATATCGTCTGTTAGACTTTTAGAAAAACGAGGTGGAAAAACAGACAAACAAATCTCTAAATTTGCCACTGGATCTTCTGCAAAAATATTAGTTTGTTCCGATTCCTGTTTTGCTGGTAAAAAAGAAGATGGATCAGGAAAAATTATCGCCGAACTTTTAACAAATGAAGGTGTCGATGTAATCGAAACAAAGATTGTTCCTGACGAACCAGAAGAAATCAAAAATGCCATTAAGAATTGGGTTATAGAAAATGTTGATTTGATCATTACAACTGGTGGAACGGGACTTGGGCCAAGAGATAATACTACAGATACCGTAAAATCTTTGTTAGAGAAAGAAATTCCAGGAGTTTCAGAAGTCATGCGATCCTTCGGACAAGATCGGACACCATTTGCAATGTTATCTCGTTCAATCGCAGGAAACATTGGAAAAACGATCGTTATTTCAGTTCCCGGAAGTACGAATGGTGCTAAAGAAAGTATGACGGCAATTTTACCAGCCATCTTTCATGCTAAAAAAATGATGAGAGGCGAAGGTCATTGA